A DNA window from Hydra vulgaris chromosome 13, alternate assembly HydraT2T_AEP contains the following coding sequences:
- the LOC136090150 gene encoding uncharacterized protein LOC136090150: protein MQTPRKYGKWKVENLKKAVEAIKQGEISLNEAAYEFCIPKTTLSRHINEKNKVAVANVKFHGRLTTLPNEIETELADHCLLLESMYFRLRIDDLRRLAFDIAEANNITHNFNKHIRMAGKKWYYAFMQRHPQLLLRGPESTSIARAQGFNKERVQSFFNLLSKLYMEEKLTPDRLYNMDETSLSTVQDGQIKIISARGKKRDGIMTSSERGNSVTAVVCVSAAGFYVPPMLIYKRKRMKPEITNGAPPGTVFSTQEKGWMSNEGFLDWLNHFIKVFKPLKQSKVLLILDGHVTHSKNLAAII, encoded by the coding sequence atgcAAACACCACGAAAATATGGAAAATGGAAAgtagaaaacttgaaaaaggCTGTTGAAGCAATAAAACAAGGAGAAATCAGCTTAAATGAAGCCGCTTATGAATTTTGTATTCCAAAAACAACTTTGTCAAGacatataaatgaaaaaaacaaagttgctGTTGCAAATGTGAAATTTCATGGTCGACTTACCACCTTACCTAATGAAATTGAAACAGAACTAGCTGATCACTGTTTATTATTAGAATCAATGTACTTTAGATTAAGGATTGATGATCTTCGTCGTCTAGCATTTGATATTGCGGAAGCTAACAACATCACacataattttaacaaacacaTACGAATGGCAGGAAAAAAGTGGTATTATGCATTTATGCAAAGGCACCCACAACTGTTGCTTCGTGGGCCTGAATCAACATCAATTGCACGTGCACAAGGTTTTAATAAAGAGCGAGTGCaatctttctttaatttactttcaaaGTTATACATGGAAGAAAAGTTAACTCCAGACAGACTTTATAATATGGATGAAACTAGTTTATCAACAGTACAAGATGGtcagataaaaattattagtgcAAGGGGCAAAAAACGAGATGGAATTATGACTAGTAGTGAACGAGGAAATTCAGTAACAGCTGTAGTTTGTGTATCTGCAGCAGGATTTTATGTTCCAccaatgttaatatataaacgCAAAAGAATGAAGCCAGAAATAACAAATGGTGCACCTCCAGGAACTGTATTTAGTACTCAAGAGAAAGGATGGATGTCAAATGAAGGTTTTTTAGATTGGCTCAATcatttcattaaagtttttaaacctttaaaacaatcaaaagttTTGTTGATACTTGATGGTCATGTTacacattcaaaaaatttggcAGCGATAATCTAG